A DNA window from Vagococcus penaei contains the following coding sequences:
- a CDS encoding endonuclease MutS2 — MNRKISQTLEFDKIKADLLRHVVTKAGEEQVQQLAPFSQFDKVEASLLETEDAYKILRLRGGIPVAKLENVKPHMKRIEIGAMLNGLELAQIGRMLRTVLDVQRFFEQLRDDDITLHHLYEWYEKLVALPDVTKQIQRAIDEDGYVTDDASVELKGIRQAIRRAEQGVREQLDSILRSNKSKYLSDTIVTMRNDRYVIPVKSEYRSQFGGVVHDQSASGQTVFVEPKQVVELNNKLRQHQISERKEIERILSELSNELMPYRQDILQNSFVLGKLDFANAKAIYGKQLKATVPHVNEENFVELKQARHPLIAEDKVVPNDIIIGEEYQAIVITGPNTGGKTITLKTLGLLQLMGQAGLPLPVDEESTIGVFSQIYADIGDEQSIEQNLSTFSSHMTNIVDILRHLDSKSLVLFDELGAGTDPQEGAALAISILDEVGASGAFVMATTHYPELKVYGYNRPATINASMEFDVDTLSPTYRLLIGVPGRSNAFDISKRLGLNHSVIERAKQIIDGESQDLNDMISDLENQRKMTETEYLEVRHFVDEAEALHHDLKEAYELFFTEREKELSKAKQKANQLVEDAEKEAEKIIQDIRQLQLRSQSESKVKEHELIDAKTQLANLKHEDNHLVKNKVLKKAKAKKQFKVGDDVLVETYGQRGNLVKKVGNHDWQVQLGILKMTVSEDDMTVIAPEKETRVRITGVRSDSGGSRSSVKTQLDLRGKRYEEAVAELDQYIDAALLAGYPQVTIVHGRGTGAIKQGVQEYLRSHSQVKSFAFAPPNQGGDGATIATFR; from the coding sequence ATGAATCGTAAAATCAGTCAAACACTTGAGTTTGATAAAATAAAGGCCGACTTACTACGACATGTGGTAACTAAAGCGGGTGAAGAGCAGGTTCAACAGCTAGCGCCATTCAGCCAGTTTGATAAAGTTGAAGCTAGCCTTTTAGAAACAGAAGATGCGTATAAAATTTTGCGGTTACGTGGTGGGATTCCAGTTGCTAAATTAGAAAATGTGAAACCACACATGAAAAGAATTGAAATTGGGGCAATGCTGAATGGATTAGAATTGGCTCAAATCGGCCGAATGTTACGTACTGTGCTAGATGTTCAACGATTTTTTGAACAATTAAGAGATGATGATATCACATTGCATCACTTATATGAATGGTATGAAAAGCTTGTGGCTCTACCAGATGTGACGAAACAAATTCAGCGTGCTATTGATGAAGATGGTTATGTGACAGACGATGCTTCTGTTGAGTTAAAAGGTATTCGCCAAGCTATTCGTCGAGCAGAACAAGGTGTTCGTGAGCAACTGGATAGTATTTTACGTAGCAACAAGTCGAAATATTTGAGTGATACAATCGTAACGATGAGAAATGATCGTTACGTGATTCCGGTTAAAAGTGAGTATCGTAGTCAATTTGGTGGTGTTGTGCATGATCAAAGTGCTTCTGGCCAAACGGTGTTTGTAGAGCCTAAGCAAGTTGTCGAACTAAATAATAAACTACGTCAACATCAAATTTCTGAACGTAAAGAAATTGAACGTATTTTAAGCGAACTGTCCAACGAATTGATGCCATATCGTCAAGATATTTTACAAAATTCATTTGTATTAGGAAAACTTGATTTTGCAAACGCAAAAGCTATTTACGGGAAACAACTAAAGGCAACTGTTCCACATGTGAATGAAGAAAATTTTGTTGAATTAAAACAAGCACGTCATCCACTGATTGCTGAGGACAAAGTTGTACCGAATGACATTATTATTGGTGAAGAGTATCAGGCGATTGTGATTACGGGACCTAATACAGGTGGGAAAACCATTACCTTAAAAACGTTAGGTTTGCTCCAATTAATGGGTCAAGCTGGTTTACCTTTACCTGTTGATGAAGAAAGTACAATTGGTGTATTTTCACAAATTTATGCTGATATTGGTGATGAGCAATCGATTGAACAAAATTTAAGTACCTTCTCCTCTCATATGACAAATATTGTGGATATTTTACGTCATTTAGATAGTAAAAGTTTGGTTTTATTTGATGAGTTAGGTGCTGGGACGGATCCACAGGAGGGTGCAGCTTTAGCAATTTCTATTTTAGATGAAGTTGGTGCAAGCGGGGCTTTTGTTATGGCCACAACACATTATCCGGAGTTAAAAGTCTACGGATATAATCGACCAGCAACAATTAATGCTAGTATGGAATTTGATGTCGATACCTTGAGTCCAACGTATCGTCTATTAATTGGCGTGCCTGGACGGAGTAACGCGTTTGATATTTCAAAACGCTTAGGACTAAATCATAGTGTCATTGAGCGCGCGAAGCAAATTATTGATGGTGAAAGTCAAGACTTGAATGATATGATTTCTGATTTAGAAAATCAACGTAAAATGACGGAAACAGAATATTTAGAAGTGCGCCATTTTGTTGATGAAGCCGAAGCATTACATCATGATTTAAAAGAGGCTTATGAATTATTCTTTACTGAGCGTGAAAAAGAGTTAAGTAAGGCAAAACAAAAAGCGAATCAATTAGTTGAAGATGCAGAAAAAGAAGCTGAGAAAATTATTCAAGACATTCGTCAACTACAATTACGTAGTCAAAGTGAAAGCAAAGTCAAAGAACATGAGTTAATTGATGCGAAAACACAACTAGCTAATCTTAAACATGAAGACAATCATTTAGTGAAAAATAAAGTCTTGAAAAAAGCCAAGGCTAAAAAACAATTTAAAGTTGGTGACGATGTACTCGTTGAAACTTATGGACAAAGAGGGAACCTAGTCAAAAAAGTGGGTAATCATGACTGGCAAGTACAACTGGGTATTTTAAAAATGACGGTTTCTGAAGACGATATGACAGTGATTGCGCCAGAAAAAGAAACGCGCGTCCGAATAACTGGTGTACGGAGTGATAGCGGTGGTAGTCGTAGTTCAGTCAAGACACAATTAGACTTACGTGGGAAACGGTATGAAGAAGCTGTTGCGGAATTAGATCAATATATCGATGCGGCTCTTTTAGCAGGTTATCCTCAAGTTACTATTGTGCATGGACGTGGAACAGGTGCCATTAAGCAAGGTGTACAGGAATACCTTCGCAGTCACTCACAAGTCAAATCGTTCGCCTTTGCACCACCTAACCAAGGGGGAGACGGTGCGACAATTGCAACGTTCCGCTAA
- the trxA gene encoding thioredoxin codes for MVQEILDNNFVEETSEGLVLIDFWAPWCGPCRMQTPILEGLSKDFEDRVKIVKMNVDDNPATAQQFGIMSIPTLLLKKDGEVVETLIGVHQKAQLEQVFKKYL; via the coding sequence ATGGTACAAGAAATTTTAGATAATAATTTTGTTGAAGAAACAAGTGAAGGATTAGTGTTAATTGATTTTTGGGCACCTTGGTGTGGACCTTGTCGTATGCAAACACCAATTTTAGAAGGACTGTCTAAAGACTTTGAAGATCGTGTGAAAATTGTAAAAATGAATGTGGATGACAATCCAGCTACTGCGCAACAATTCGGTATCATGAGTATTCCAACTCTATTATTGAAAAAAGATGGCGAAGTCGTTGAAACGTTAATCGGTGTTCATCAAAAAGCCCAATTAGAGCAAGTCTTTAAGAAATATTTATAA
- a CDS encoding NAD(P)/FAD-dependent oxidoreductase codes for MSKQRVVILGAGYAGLRTVKELQKKNLDIEIIIVNKNDYHYESTQLHEVAAGTEPADKICFNVSDVINKEKVKFIKDTVTKIDKDSRVVLLENTGELTYDYLVVALGFVSETFGIPGVDAYSLPLVDINTAEAAKRHLDATLANYQKSKDPQDLSIVVCGAGFTSVEYLGEITNRIPKLADKMNFPKEQVSITCIEAMPKLLPMFSEKLGGYGIDVLKKRGVDFKVGTPIKEIKDKTVVYEENGELKEIKANTIIWTTGVKGSPVIGESGFDERRGRVMVEPDLTVTGYPEIFMIGDVSAVMDKDSGRPYPTTAQIALKQGDSVAENLRLTLNNQTTIPFEYKSLGTVASIGNNVGIGNVMGREVRGYMGSIMKKNIINKSLLEVGNTKTLLKKGRFDYYH; via the coding sequence ATGAGCAAACAAAGAGTTGTTATTTTAGGTGCGGGTTATGCTGGACTTAGAACGGTTAAAGAATTACAGAAAAAAAATCTAGATATTGAGATAATCATTGTGAATAAAAATGATTATCATTATGAATCAACTCAACTACATGAAGTAGCAGCAGGAACTGAACCAGCGGATAAGATTTGTTTTAATGTATCAGATGTCATTAATAAAGAAAAAGTTAAATTTATTAAAGATACTGTAACAAAAATCGATAAAGATAGCCGAGTTGTCTTATTAGAAAATACTGGTGAATTGACATATGACTATTTAGTTGTTGCTTTAGGATTTGTCTCTGAAACATTTGGTATCCCTGGTGTGGATGCATATTCACTACCATTAGTTGATATTAATACAGCAGAAGCAGCTAAACGTCATTTAGATGCAACGTTAGCAAACTATCAAAAATCTAAAGATCCACAAGATCTATCAATTGTTGTCTGTGGTGCTGGTTTTACAAGTGTTGAGTACTTGGGTGAGATTACTAACCGTATTCCTAAATTAGCGGATAAAATGAATTTCCCTAAAGAGCAAGTAAGTATCACGTGTATTGAAGCAATGCCTAAGTTATTGCCAATGTTCTCAGAAAAATTAGGTGGTTATGGTATTGACGTGTTGAAAAAACGTGGCGTAGACTTTAAAGTTGGGACACCAATTAAAGAAATTAAAGATAAAACAGTCGTTTATGAAGAAAATGGCGAATTAAAAGAAATTAAAGCGAACACAATTATTTGGACGACAGGTGTTAAAGGTAGTCCAGTTATTGGTGAATCCGGATTTGATGAGCGTCGTGGCCGTGTGATGGTAGAGCCAGATTTAACAGTAACTGGTTATCCAGAAATTTTTATGATTGGTGACGTTAGTGCTGTGATGGATAAAGATTCTGGTCGTCCGTACCCAACGACAGCTCAAATTGCCTTGAAACAAGGGGATTCTGTGGCTGAAAACTTACGTTTGACATTAAATAACCAAACAACCATTCCTTTTGAATACAAATCATTAGGGACAGTTGCTTCAATTGGTAATAATGTAGGTATTGGTAATGTTATGGGTAGAGAAGTACGTGGTTACATGGGGTCAATTATGAAGAAAAACATTATTAATAAATCATTATTAGAAGTAGGAAATACAAAGACACTCTTGAAAAAAGGTCGTTTTGATTATTATCATTAA